The Hornefia porci genome contains the following window.
CGCCCCTCTTTTCCAGAGCGCACGCCATCAGTGCCGCGGTCTGAAGCTCCGCCGCCGAAAAAAGCGCGTCCAGCTTGTCCCGGCTGATGTCCTCTCCAAAGGTTTCCGCCCGTTTCAGCGTCTGCTCCGCGATTTCATGCATCGACGCCATAACGAGCACCAGCCCGTCCACGCGGCTGCGGTATTCCGCCACATGATCCGCGATCCGGTTCAGATCCTCCATGTTTCTGAGGTACTTCCCTCCATATTTCTGTACCAGATTCATAGCTCCTCCATTTTCTTCCGGTTCTTCACAACCCTGTCTTATATCGGATATTCTAACATAATCACACAATTTAACAAGTCTTTTTTTGTTATTTTTAACAAAAAATATTGTGCGCCGCCTTCGCGGAAAATACTGTCCGGCATTTACATTTCCTCTCCGCAAGTATATAATGTTGGCAGCGTTATCCCGCCGGCTGCTGCACCGGCAGGCATCTTGCGACAGACACCGCATTGGCGCTCACCTCGCACCAGATGCCCCATCGGCTGCTGCACCGGCGACGAAAACACAAAAAGGAGGAAGCTGAAACCGATATGAAGAAGCATGCGATCATCCCGATATTCATTCCGCATCTCGGATGCCCCCACAGCTGTATTTTCTGCGATCAGCGCACGATTACGGCTCATACGGCGCCCGTCAGCGAGGATGAAGTCACGGAAACCATTGAAACCTGGCTTTCCACACTGGAACACGTGGAGACGCGGGAGATCGCCTTCTACGGCGGAAGCTTCACAGCCATTCCCATGGAACTCCAGAACCGGTACCTGCGGATCGCCGGACGATACAAGGAGAGCGGCAGGATTCACAAAATTCATCTGTCCACCCGGCCGGATGCCATCGACCCGCACATTCTGGAAAATCTCAGAGAACACAGCGTTGATACCATCGAGCTGGGCGTGCAGTCCTTCGACGACCGGGTTCTAGCCCTGAGCCGGCGCGGGCATGACAGTGCCGACGTTTACCGGAGCGCCCGCATGATACAGGAATACGGCTTCGAACTGGGAATCCAGCTGATGATCGGGCTTCCCGGTGACAGCCCGGAGGCCTGCATCCGCAGTGCCCGTGAGACGGTCCTCCTCCGCCCGCAGATCGCCCGGCTCTATCCCGTCATCGTCATCGAAAACACCGGTCTGTATCATTTGTGGCAGAATGGCGGCTATCGTCCGCTCACACAGCAGGAGGCGGTGATGTGGACAAAGGAAATGTACAAGATCCTGGACGCCGCCGGCATAAATATTATCCGGGTGGGGCTGAAAAGCAGCGACCTGATCCGATCGGGAGGGAGCATCGCGGGAACCACCTTTCATCCCGCCTTCCGGCAGCTGGTGGAGGGGGAAATCGCAAAGGAGCGAATCGAAGAGCAGCTCGCCGCACTCGGTTTTGTTCCCTGCAGCAGCAGAAATCCGAAGAGGGAAGTCCTGTGCATGGCAAACGCCCGCGGACTCTCGAATCTCGTGGGGAACGGAGGCCGCAACCGCCAATATTTCCTTGATAAATACCCCGGGATTGTTTTATCATATAGAGTATGCAATGAATTACACGATGGTGAATACATCGCGAGAATAAAGGGAGACAAACAATGAACGAAACACAGAAAGCAGTCGTTACTGTCATCGGCAGGGATATGGTCGGAATTCTGGCCAGGGTTTCCACCGCGGCAGCAGAGGGAAACGCAAATGTCATGGAAGTGACTCAGTCCGTTCTGGACGGTTATTTCTGCATGATCATGATCATCGACATCACGGAGGCGACCCGGTCCATCGAAGAGCTTCAGGACAGCATCCGCACAGCCGTACCCGACATGCAGGTCCATGTCATGCACGAGAACATCTTCAATTCGATGCACCGGATCTAGGAAAGGGGGTGGGAACAGTATGCTGAATATGAGCGACATCATGGAAACCATCACCATGATCCGGGAGGAAAATCTGGACATCCGGACCATTACTATGGGGATTTCCCTGATCGACTGCGCCGACGCGGACATCGACCGGTCCTGTGAAAAAATCTACCGGAAAATCTATTCTCACGCGAAGGATCTGGTACGAACCGGTGAAGTCATCGAGAAGAAATACGGTATTCCTATAGTGAACAAGCGTATCTCTGTCACTCCCGTTTCGATTCTGACCGGAGTCAGCGGCGGCGATCCCGTAAAATACGCCCGGACGCTGGACCGGGTTGCGCACGATGTGGGCGTGGATTTTCTGGGCGGCTATTCCGCGCTGGTGCAGAAGGGATTCAGCGCCGGCGACCGGGAACTGATCGATTCCATCCCGCAGGCGCTTGCGGAAACGGAGCTTGTCTGTTCCTCCGTCAACATCGGTTCCACCAAGGCGGGGATCAATATGGACGCGGTAAGCCTGATGGGAGAAAAGATCCGTGAGGCCGCAGAGCTCACAAAGGACCGTCAGTGCATCGGCGACGCCAAGCTGGTTGTATTCTGTAACGCCGTGGAGGACAATCCCTTTATGGCAGGGGCCTTCCACGGAATCACGGAGGCCGACACAGTTGTCAGCGTCGGCGTGTCGGGTCCAGGCGTGGTCCGCTCCGTACTGTCGAAAATGCCTAAGGACGCTCCCCTGAACGAGGTGGCGGAAACCATCAAGCGCACTGCCTTCAAGATCACGCGGGTCGGTCAGCTGGTAGGGACGGAGGCCGCGGAGATGCTGGGCGTTCGGTTCGGCATCATCGATCTGTCACTGGCCCCCACTCCGGCGGTCGGCGACTCGGTCGCCCATATTCTGGAGGAAATCGGTCTGGAACAGTGCGGCGCTCACGGGACGACGGCGGCGCTGGCCATGCTCAACGATGCGGTAAAGAAGGGCGGCCTGATGGCTTCCTCCAGTGTCGGCGGACTTTCAGGCGCCTTCATCCCGGTCACTGAAGATGCGGGGATGATTGCTGCCGCCCGCGCCGGCACCCTTTCCATTGAAAAGCTGGAGGCCATGACAGCTGTCTGCTCCGTCGGGCTGGACATGATCGTCATTCCGGGCGACACGCCGGCGGATGTGATCTCCGCAATCATCGCCGACGAAGCCGCCATCGGCATGGTCAACTCCAAAACCACCGCCGTCCGTGTGATTCCGGCGATCGGACTGGCCGAAGGCGAAGAGCTGGACTTCGGCGGGCTCCTGGGCAGCGGTCCGGTCATGAAGGTCCGGAGCCAGTCTCCCTCCGTTATGATCCGCCGCGGCGGAAGAATCCCCGCGCCGATGCAGAGTCTGAAGAACTGACAGCACATACCAAATCGCCCTGCAGGCAGCAGCGTCACACAACTGTCCGCAGGGCTATTTAACATTTCAGCGTTTTAGCATTTCAGCAGCTTTGTTTCAGACTTCAGGCGTTTTCAGTTTACTGAATCGACAGGACCTTGTAATCCTTCGCCTCTACCGCCTGCTTCAGCACATCGTCCGACACAGGTTCATTCAGCGTGACCACTGCTTTGTTCGCCTCGTGGCTCACTTCAGCGCTCTCTACGCCCTGCACCTCTTCCAGCGCCTTCTTCACGGTCGCTTCGCAGTGTCCGCACATCATTCCTTCGATATTCATCGTCTTTTCCATTTCCGTAACCTCCTGATTTACATTTTTCTTTTGCTTTATCTTTTT
Protein-coding sequences here:
- a CDS encoding elongator complex protein 3, whose amino-acid sequence is MKKHAIIPIFIPHLGCPHSCIFCDQRTITAHTAPVSEDEVTETIETWLSTLEHVETREIAFYGGSFTAIPMELQNRYLRIAGRYKESGRIHKIHLSTRPDAIDPHILENLREHSVDTIELGVQSFDDRVLALSRRGHDSADVYRSARMIQEYGFELGIQLMIGLPGDSPEACIRSARETVLLRPQIARLYPVIVIENTGLYHLWQNGGYRPLTQQEAVMWTKEMYKILDAAGINIIRVGLKSSDLIRSGGSIAGTTFHPAFRQLVEGEIAKERIEEQLAALGFVPCSSRNPKREVLCMANARGLSNLVGNGGRNRQYFLDKYPGIVLSYRVCNELHDGEYIARIKGDKQ
- a CDS encoding ACT domain-containing protein codes for the protein MNETQKAVVTVIGRDMVGILARVSTAAAEGNANVMEVTQSVLDGYFCMIMIIDITEATRSIEELQDSIRTAVPDMQVHVMHENIFNSMHRI
- a CDS encoding PFL family protein gives rise to the protein MLNMSDIMETITMIREENLDIRTITMGISLIDCADADIDRSCEKIYRKIYSHAKDLVRTGEVIEKKYGIPIVNKRISVTPVSILTGVSGGDPVKYARTLDRVAHDVGVDFLGGYSALVQKGFSAGDRELIDSIPQALAETELVCSSVNIGSTKAGINMDAVSLMGEKIREAAELTKDRQCIGDAKLVVFCNAVEDNPFMAGAFHGITEADTVVSVGVSGPGVVRSVLSKMPKDAPLNEVAETIKRTAFKITRVGQLVGTEAAEMLGVRFGIIDLSLAPTPAVGDSVAHILEEIGLEQCGAHGTTAALAMLNDAVKKGGLMASSSVGGLSGAFIPVTEDAGMIAAARAGTLSIEKLEAMTAVCSVGLDMIVIPGDTPADVISAIIADEAAIGMVNSKTTAVRVIPAIGLAEGEELDFGGLLGSGPVMKVRSQSPSVMIRRGGRIPAPMQSLKN